A stretch of Acropora palmata chromosome 9, jaAcrPala1.3, whole genome shotgun sequence DNA encodes these proteins:
- the LOC141891721 gene encoding uncharacterized protein LOC141891721 yields the protein MHVSFVMGKARVTPKKTVSIPRLELAAATISVNIGDLLKNELEYEDIKDYYWTDSKVVLGFISNESRRFHTYVANRVQLIHEHTTPSQWHYVETALNTADEGSRGRSPKDFVEKSEWIKGPDFLKEPVESWLKEETYEEHVDADSPEVKDFRVNASAVKENSDILKRLQRFSSWHKVKVAVALCLRYKKKLRGKVLAKKKAPGDRASEERPINRSQYC from the coding sequence ATGCATGTGTCGTTTGTCATGGGAAAGGCCCGCGTAACACCGAAGAAGACAGTCAGTATCCCGAGATTGGAATTGGCCGCTGCCACGATTTCTGTCAATATTGGTGACCTGTTGAAGAATGAATTGGAGTATGAGGACATTAAGGACTACTATTGGACGGACAGTAAAGTCGTTTTAGGCTTTATAAGTAATGAATCTCGTCGTTTTCATACCTATGTGGCCAACAGAGTTCAGCTTATTCACGAGCACACCACCCCTTCACAATGGCACTATGTGGAAACTGCATTAAATACCGCTGACGAAGGGTCAAGAGGTAGGTCACCAAAGGACTTCGTGGAGAAATCAGAATGGATCAAGGGTCCTGACTTCCTGAAAGAACCCGTAGAGAGCTGGCTGAAGGAAGAAACATATGAAGAACACGTGGATGCAGATTCTCCGGAAGTCAAAGACTTCAGGGTTAATGCTAGTGCGGTGAAAGAGAACAGTGATATTCTCAAGAGACTTCAGCGATTTTCCAGTTGGCATAAAGTAAAGGTAGCAGTAGCGCTTTGCCTGAGGTACAAGAAGAAGCTTAGAGGTAAAGTTCTGGCAAAGAAGAAGGCACCCGGCGATAGAGCATCTGAAGAAAGGCCAATCAATAGGTCTCAATATTGTTGA
- the LOC141891720 gene encoding uncharacterized protein LOC141891720, which translates to MPLPFKHPNIQLPNNYAQAENRLIGLKRRLKADERYYADYCSFMSDIISKGYARKVDDEFKDEVGRTWYLPHHGIYHPQKAKVRVVFDCSATFEGHCLNDKLLQGPDLTSNLLGVLTRFRQEKYAFMADIEKMFFQVRVRKEDQTFLRFLWWPNGNLEQKAEKYCMTVHLFGTVSSPACATYALQHTADDNEDNYGTEVANTLRRNFYVDDVLKSASTEDKSIELAKDVKAVCGNGGFNLTKFVGNTERIINSIPDEHRAENVKNLTLGQDKLPIERALGVIWCIESDTFNFRIELKDKPCTRRGILSTISSIYDPLGFIAPVVLVGKKILQDICLSNNWDEPVDNATRNRWEKWRNELCLLESLKVPRSFKPAEFGKIVSAQLHCMSDASTCGYG; encoded by the coding sequence ATGCCTCTCCCGTTTAAGCATCCGAACATTCAGCTCCCTAACAACTATGCACAAGCAGAGAACCGTCTGATTGGCCTGAAAAGGCGTTTGAAGGCCGATGAAAGATATTATGCGGATTACTGCAGTTTTATGTCTGACATCATCTCCAAAGGTTATGCTCGCAAGGTGGACGATGAGTTCAAAGATGAAGTTGGAAGAACCTGGTACCTCCCTCATCATGGGATCTATCACCCGCAAAAGGCGAAAGTACGTGTGGTGTTCGATTGTTCGGCCACTTTTGAAGGACACTGTTTGAATGACAAACTTCTTCAGGGACCAGATCTTACTAGTAACCTGCTTGGTGTCCTTACCAGATTCCGACAGGAGAAGTACGCCTTTATGGCAGACATTGAGAAAATGTTCTTTCAAGTGAGAGTTAGAAAGGAAGATCAAACTTTTCTCAGATTCTTGTGGTGGCCCAATGGAAACTTGGAGCAGAAAGCCGAAAAGTATTGTATGACAGTGCACCTGTTCGGTACAGTATCGTCACCTGCGTGTGCAACCTACGCACTTCAGCATACAGCAGATGACAACGAAGACAACTATGGAACCGAAGTAGCCAACACCCTTAGAAGGAACTTCTATGTGGATGATGTTCTAAAATCTGCAAGCACCGAAGACAAAAGTATTGAACTAGCGAAGGACGTCAAGGCAGTTTGCGGAAATGGAGGATTTAACTTGACTAAGTTTGTGGGCAACACGGAACGCATCATTAACTCAATTCCTGACGAACACAGAGCGGAAAATGTGAAGAACCTCACACTTGGCCAAGATAAGTTACCCATTGAAAGAGCACTAGGAGTCATTTGGTGCATCGAATCAGATACGTTCAACTTCAGGATTGAACTTAAGGATAAGCCTTGCACACGTAGAGGCATCCTTTCGACGATTAGTTCCATCTACGACCCCTTGGGTTTCATCGCCCCGGTAGTACTTGTTGGAAAGAAGATATTACAAGACATCTGTCTTTCTAACAACTGGGATGAACCAGTTGACAATGCAACCAGGAACAGATGGGAAAAATGGCGGAACGAACTTTGCTTACTTGAAAGTTTAAAGGTTCCAAGAAGTTTCAAGCCAGCGGAATTTGGAAAGATTGTGTCGGCGCAGCTCCACTGTATGTCTGATGCTTCAACGTGTGGGTATGGATAG